The Castanea sativa cultivar Marrone di Chiusa Pesio chromosome 11, ASM4071231v1 genome contains a region encoding:
- the LOC142617747 gene encoding uncharacterized protein LOC142617747 — translation MNQGISSLVRPHSTMSTITFSRIHPGSLKLWKSSNVLRVLNFPQVRIKQTQVGCTKLTPWESPQVTYAPTESDSDNFLKETSNIFETLNSNNTDEKPVTNTEDVTDSSNQPVVQLQFLKWPMWLLGPSLLLATGMVPTLWLPISSIFLGPNIASLLSLIGLDCIFNLGATLFLLMADSCARPKQPSQACKSKAPFSYQFWNMVATVTGFIIPLMLLYGSQKGVLQPQLPFISFAVLLGPYLLLLSIQILTEMLTWHWQSPVWLVTPVVYEAYRVLQLMRGLKLGAELSAPAWTMHTIRGLVSWWVLILGMQLMRVAWFAGFTARARPQQSPAAES, via the coding sequence ATGAACCAAGGAATTTCATCATTAGTCAGGCCTCATTCCACAATGTCAACCATTACCTTTTCCCGCATCCACCCTGGAAGCCTAAAATTGTGGAAATCATCAAATGTGCTCCGTGTACTCAACTTCCCTCAAGTTCGCATTAAACAAACCCAGGTTGGCTGCACAAAATTGACTCCTTGGGAATCTCCACAAGTCACATATGCTCCCACTGAGAGTGACAGTGATAACTTCTTGAAGGAAACCAGTAATATATTTGAAACCCTTAATTCTAACAATACAGATGAAAAACCAGTTACCAACACTGAAGATGTTACTGACTCAAGTAATCAGCCAGTAGTACAGCTTCAGTTCCTCAAATGGCCGATGTGGCTTCTGGGCCCTTCTCTTCTACTTGCAACAGGCATGGTTCCAACCTTGTGGCTACCTATATCTTCCATCTTCCTTGGCCCCAACATAGCCAGTCTGCTCTCCTTGATTGGACTTGACTGCATTTTTAATCTTGGTGCAACCCTCTTTCTCCTCATGGCTGATTCTTGTGCCCGTCCAAAGCAGCCATCACAAGCTTGCAAAAGCAAAGCTCCTTTTAGTTACCAATTTTGGAACATGGTTGCAACTGTAACTGGATTTATCATCCCTTTGATGTTGCTTTATGGATCCCAAAAGGGTGTCCTCCAACCACAGCTACCTTTCATCTCATTTGCTGTTCTATTGGGTCCATACCTTCTGCTTCTGTCAATACAGATTCTGACTGAGATGCTCACGTGGCATTGGCAGTCTCCAGTATGGCTGGTGACCCCTGTGGTGTATGAGGCTTACCGTGTGTTGCAGCTGATGAGGGGGTTGAAGCTTGGGGCCGAACTGAGTGCACCGGCATGGACTATGCACACAATTCGTGGGTTGGTGTCCTGGTGGGTGCTGATTCTAGGTATGCAACTCATGAGGGTTGCTTGGTTTGCTGGTTTCACTGCTCGAGCTCGTCCACAACAGTCTCCTGCTGCTGAAAGCTAG
- the LOC142616572 gene encoding uncharacterized protein LOC142616572, whose translation MVEMFKEDKIALAVANVVSPHLPPDLNATWVPPMGSFYMLNVDGTVFSSQKEAAVWVIIRDDKGLVVAALSKKIPDPLGALEVEAKAFKASIQLAKDVGIHELVLEGDSIIVYRALTSISPSPTSVAPIIYGIGATFHDFRIVVFSHVCR comes from the exons ATGGTAGAGATGTTTAAAGAGGATAAGATCGCTCTTGCA GTTGCCAATGTGGTCTCTCCACATCTGCCTCCAGACCTGAATGCTACCTGGGTGCCACCCATGGGTTCCTTTTATATGCTGAATGTGGATGGAACTGTGTTTTCGAGTCAGAAGGAAGCCGCTGTGTGGGTTATTATCAGGGATGATAAGGGATTGGTGGTAGCAGCTCTAAGCAAGAAGATTCCCGATCCTTTAGGTGCTCTAGAGGTGGAGGCAAAAGCTTTTAAAGCTAGTATTCAATTGGCAAAGGATGTGGGTATTCATGAACTGGTGTTGGAAGGTGACTCAATTATTGTTTATCGGGCTCTTACTAGCATCTCTCCTTCTCCTACTTCAGTAGCTCCTATTATCTATGGCATTGGGGCAACTTTTCATGATTTTCGCATTGTAGTATTTTCTCATGTGTGTAGGTAA